The genomic window GGACAGGAGGGGGTGACGGAGAAGGCCATCTTTAGACCCCTGCAAATGGTGGAACCGCACTGGGCCCTATGAGATGGAGGGGGCCCCGAGGCACCCATTCAGGCCTCTGGCTAGGGGAGAGGAGTAGGGGCAGAGCTGGCACTGATGGGAGCAGTAACTGGGAGAAAGCTGGCTCCTGTGTGGGGCTGCTGGTGGGAGGAGGATACAGGAGCCTTGTCCCTGCCCTCCAAAGGTTAACTGTTCCTCTCTTCTCTGGGTCGTAAGCGTGGAACTGCTGCGGCATCCTCCACTCCCACAGCTGATTGTTCCTAAAAACCCCTCAGTCACaggagatggcagcagcaggagcagacaCAGCAGTgtttcttcctgctccagttctggttctggttctggccTGGCTTTTGGGGTATGCGACCTGTTCGATTGCAAGAGGGGGCAAGCATGGAAGTTAAGAGAGAGGGTAGGAAAAGAATAAACTACTAGACAGGATAAATCAAAGCACAGACACACATAAGTTGCAAAGTAGCTTATTTTAGTTTTGGTAATGATtggttttctagggatgtgcacactagttttttgcattcattttgatttttggagattttttgttctttttttgtttttaggtttttctttattatttttgtatttttgctaATAGTGTACCCTATTTTCCCCAAATAGTACAAttactgacatttttttttccttttttgatttgtttgataaaaaacaaaaatgggctcaTTTGTCATGTTTTACACTTTTATTTCAATTGAATGCAGATCCCTATTGCCTGTTATTTTGTGTTAATTTTGCATTTATCAATGGTAAGTAAATACGCATGGGAAGGTACATTACTGTGCATCTTCATTTCATTATTATATCGtctaagacagtggttctcaaccttttttctatcaggacacacccgagagatgatgctcacatgagTGACACACTGATCACATGACCAACATGAGACTAAATATAAGCATCTGCTTTGCATCCCCAGGAGTCCCTGCTGCCTAACAATGGGTGCGGAGCAAagctaagacatttccctgtacaactcaccatacaaaaaaagatattctgattctggtctcATCTTAATAACAgaatcacaaactccctctgctaccaggtgcactgtaaaataatacaaacaaaccccactctgtacacatctatcaaacctgccatacctcagcagcactaactctaCAGTGCAATATATTATTGAgagaatacaacaaataaggctgatacaaatccttacatgctagtaaagtacctcatctcagtcacatacattttattttatttaaggtttttctataccggcattcatgataagatcatatcatgctggtttacatacaggacactagggatgtgaatcgttttccatatcgtcttaacgatagaaatcgtgtggcagggcaagaaaatcgtcttaggcacgattttttagttaaaaaatcgttaaaaatcgttttttcccgattagtgcgcactaactcgagttagtgcgcactaacgggagttagtgcgcactaacggagagttagtgcgcactaactgaaaatgatacaatttgacacttttcaggtcagttaaggtcagtttaggaatgaatatgtattcctattggctgccctcttatttattcatgttaccaagtttcctactgacagtatatgggggatgggaaatggaaacagttggtagcttgacaaaacaagtaatgtgatcagtcaatgtgactagaacttgtgccctaaccctgataccaggggtattgtgatcttcctgcacacagtgccctatccctattaataccaggagtgttgtgatcttcctgcacacagtgccctatccctaataccaggggtgttgtgatcttcctgcacacagtgccctattcctgatactgggggtgttgtgatcttcctgcacacagtgccctattcctgataccgggggtgttgtgatcttcttgcacacatcccgatatcagggatagggcactgcatgcaggaagatcacaacactcctggtattaatagggatagggcactgcatgcaggaagatcacaacactcctggtattaatagggatagggcactgcatgcaggaagatcacaacacccctggtatcagggatagggcactgtgtgcaggaagatcacaataccccggaggagtgagggtcaggcagctcccccctgtctgtgaagccagcctctcactagtaatgcagggagggagctgtctcagacttcaccatcccccccccccccccctcacccacacaccattcactagctgggacatgggggaagtcaggagtgagggtcaggcagctcccccctgtctgtgaagccagcctctcactagtaatgcagggagggagctgtctcagacttcaccatccttccccccccccccccccctcacccacacaccattcactagctgggacatgggggaagtcaggagtgagggtcaggcagctcccccctgtctgtgaagccagcctctcactagtaatgcagggagggagctgtctcagactggtatcagggttagggcactgtgtgcaggaagatcacaacactcctggtattaatagggatagggcactgtaagagatgactgtagtagattgaataaagatctgatgtttctgctctcctcacaccaaacaaaaacaacacacaagcagagaagcccttcttacaaagctgagctagtgagttaagtaggaggaaaagtaaacatactggtgccagtgtggctacttaaaaaatacacttaccaacaatcaattacatatatttgaactgtgtacagttccagccaggaccacctttctaaaatgcacagtgattggcaaattcaacatgcactagcatttcaggtgcctgctaacaaaaataataaacaaacaagttctagtcacgtgagtgctgatcattacattacttttttgtcaagcttccaactgtttccatttcacatccccccaaccatattggtaacatcaatagataagagcacagccagccaataggaatacatacatacatattcattcctaagtgacctttactgacctgggaagtgtgaacactttgtttcattttctgttggtgttcgttagtttccagttccatttcccatccccccaaccatcacctcagtggtaaccttggtaatatcaatagataagagggcagccagccaataggaacacatattcattcctaactgaccttcagtgacctggaaagtgtttatttgtatcattttcagttagtgcgcactaaatcgagttagtgcgcactaacggggagttagtgcgcactaactcgagttagtgtgcactaacacgatttaacgatttttaacgataaatcgttagaatttctattgtatcgtgttctataacgatttaagacgatataaacattatcggacgataattttaatcgttgaaaaacgattcacatccctacaggacaCAGACAGatctgccttcaccaaatatagaatacaagaccacaaattacaaatgtgcatgcactgcaaaactgaagaactagaaagcaaagaggtaggcAATCTATGTTAACCATCAGGTATatacaaaggaatagatgccttgatctttttcaaaccTTTTATTGAAGTAGAGACATAGTCATAAAAACTGCCCAGTTTTTAtgactatgggccttattttccaatatcacattggtaacacattagggggtgatgttttcccactgcacaatGATTCTTTCAGGGTTTTATCGCAGTGCAtgatattgagagagagagagagagagagagagagagagagagagagagagagagagagagagagagagagagagagagagagagagagagagagagagagagagagagagagagagacttactatagtgcctatgccctacataggtatttgaatccctatgggagggctacctactaactcagggtggggattaggtatgagcgtcgggggttgggggccacttttgcattccacatgagacctacggacagaacagtggtctctagtgcagatttgctggccgtcggagtgaggacgctcactccaagcggagatttggccaacattttctccacctagcatgttgttgcccaggtagagtgtccatcaagctaggtggagagaacgttgcccaaaccacttcttggtgtgagcgtcctcactccgacggccagcaaatctgcactagagaccactgttctgtccgtaggtctcatgtggaatgcaaaagtggcccccaacccccgacgctcatacctaatccccaccccgagttagtaggtagccctcccatagggattcaaatacctatgtagggcataggcactatagtacggctctctctctctctctctctctctctctctctctctctctctctctctctctctctctctctctctctcttgcaacaggctgtccggaactacCGTGGATggcgcacacgatacacaggttcccgctgttaacgcgattcgtgAATTTATCGCACTCAAAACTGACTGTACCCGTCACTCCCCTCTATGCCCCCATCACCTCTCACTTTTCCCAACTACTTAATCATCCCTTCACCTGCTCGTATCGCTGTCCAACATTCCCGACAGCCCCCACCcctgcttcctctctccccctgctCAAATCTCCCTGCACTTCCCTACCCAGCATGCATCTGACACCTCTtttccaccccttcctgctcagcatcccccgacctcccctctccccaacacAGCAGTCCCATACCTCCATCTCtgcctccacttccatctctcctccctgtgCAGCAGCCCCCatcccctcctgcctcctcctctctctactcaggaaccccaacctcctttccctcaTCTCTTTCTCCCTATCTTCCCACGCCTTCCTACCcagcacatttccccctcctcctggctcccagccagcagaaaagccttcagtccaatccagcatctctctccctctttatcagcagtaGATGTGGGcaagaagcactgaggcagggaagatgaggagacagcagcagcggatctatagagcacgcacctttctcccttatgctcctgctttcacatccaggccccatgaGGTGAcaagagcatcagcagcctcactgccaggccaggcaggggAAGATCAAGTTGGTGTCCGgccgggcccatatgaacaggagttggtgatatctcgctctgatctgggtgaaagagaagagaataaaggaagcaagagcagcttcctgtcatacccaataaaggagaagtcagtagggatgtgaatcgtttatctgactattgaaaatatcgtcagatatgggggggtccccgatagcgataggaaaccccacgattaatttagtgggttttcttatcattatggggggggggggcgggaagaaaggacacaacctgaccctttaaaatgagtttgttagtatccccccaccctccggacccccccaaacatttttaaatacctggtggtccagcgggggtcccaggagcattctcccgcgctcgggctgtcggctgccactaatcaaaatggcgccgatggccctttgctcttaccatgtgacaggggctatcggtgccattggtcggctcctgtcacatggtaggtgcactggatggcccgcgccatttttaaagatggcgccggcttaACTGAAACAGTGCTTGCCTAGTTTCTCTCTTCAGGCTGTTTGCAAAAATTGCAGGTGGCTGCATTTCCTCCTCTTGGCATCCAATTCTGACTGGTGTTCCCCAAGGGTCAGCCCTGTCGGCtttgctttttaatatctatacGCAGCCTATTTGTAAGTTTGCTTGCAGGACTGCCCTTGGGGTATCGCCTATATGCTGATGGTATCCAGTTTTATATTCAACTGGGATCGTTTTGGGATGAGACTATGGCCTTTATTTCCTGCTGTGTTGCCGCCATTCGTCAATGGCTTATGCATAATAAATTGGTGCTCAATCTCTTAAAAACAGAtcttttaatcattcaccatGGGGATGCCCTTACTCTGTCCCCTCTGTTGAAAACTGAGAATTGCAATGTCCAACTTTCTGACAATATTAAAAGTTTAGGGGTGATTATTGACTCCAGTTCAGACAAGTGGTTCAAACTGGCTTCTTCAAGTAATGAACCTACATGGTCTGACGCATTTGCTATCTAATCCTgactctctgtctgcctctgttggATTATTGCGATATGCTGTATTTTGGTCTTCCTGTCAATTCCTTGTGTACAttgcagctcctacagaatgTGGTTGCTCGGTTGATTTCAGGCACCGCTTATGAGGGATTATATTTCTCCAATTTAGTTTCATCTTCACTGCTTGCCTGTAGAATTATGTGTAAGTTACAAAACTGCCATGTTCGCGCACAAGCTTTTAGCTTTGGATTCTTGTCCCTGGGCTAATTGTCTATTAAGGATCTACAATCCATCACGGGCCTTGCGATCTTCACAACGTGGCCTGCTCACCGTTCCATCTGGCCAAGATACCTGAGGGGGCGTTTTCTGTGGCAGCTCCCATATTGCGGAACCATTTATCGCAAGAGTTGTGGTTAATAACCTGTATTAAAACCTTTAAGGGGTTACTGAAAACTCACCTTTTTAGGCTTGCTTTTGACTGATGTTCTGATAAGGTTTTATCTAAATTCAGGGCCGGTGCATCCCATTAGGTGAACTgggcggtcacctagggtgccaaccattagggggtggtgaagagcaGTCATGAGGGGccacaagtggagcccatcctgctcgcggctgAGAAAAGCAAACACTGGCGGGTCACGAGTGGCGTCTCAGTGAATGAGGTCGGGGACCAGTGGGGGagcgggcacaaggcagaaggttcgcctagggtgcctaacacCCTTGCTCCGGCTCTGTCTGAATTGTATTTCTGATTTGAGTGGTAGCCACTCTTGTGGCATttatgttgtttgttttattttatgtatgttattttgtgaGCCGCCTAGAGCAATTGGCTTTGGCGGCATATAAGCAGGAATAAAGAACTAAATAAATGTCTTAGGTCATGCGTTGTGATGTGAGTTCTTACAACAAGTCAATAGCATTGGTGGCGAGTGGAGGTGGCTGGGGATTGTTTATGCTCTCAGCTATCTATAAGGGGGCGAGTCCTCTGGTTCTTCAATTTAAGCACCATTTTAGAATTCATTAGAGATAGTTTTAAAGAAAACCGGATCCTTCTACCTGACTTGCCTATGCTTTGAATTAATGACAAATGCACAGAGACAGGTGATACagctctattttatttatttatttaacacttttctataccgaccttcatagataaaaccatatcggatcggtttacatcgaacagggtaaaaaaaaacaaactgtagtGACAACTAACGTAAATCAACAAAAggtgtggaagaggcaaagttacattcaacagggagtaagaactttaaaatgtatttatttatttaaaattgtttgtagACCTCCTATATGGACTATAGTAGATCTAAGCCGTTCTAAAAGGAGAATACCTAAAAAAGGCACTTAGAATGGAGATGGTTGTATGCCACTTATGCTAAGTTAGAAGTTGCGGTGCCTGCTCTGACTCATCATTGGCTTAAGGATCAAAGGAAACTGTACACTAAACTCAGACCAGCACTGAGCTCAGAGGTAATGGAGATTTTCTGCAGTTTTAATAGCATTatttctctgttctttttttttttttttttcaagcttggGGAAAAGCAACAGCTGCCCTGACGGTCCTTGGCTTCATATTCCTGATCTTCTCGTTCATCCTTTCCTTCGTGGCCCTGTGTGTACCGCAGCTCGGCTTGGCAAGACTAATTGGAAGCTTGCTCTTCCTTGCCGGTAAGATTCAATTCCAAAAATGTACATCAACGAACAAAGGCCTACGGTTGCTTTATAAAACTCCGGGACTTTGACGCAGAAAACCCTCCTCGATCATTTAGCTTTTATTGTGTGAGTTACTTGGATGCCGTGCCAGCTGGAGCACAGAGTAATGAGAAAAGCACAGATTGCCTCTTACCTTTTGATAAAATCCACGCATTTAATTTAGAAAACTTTAAATTACTTATTTGTAAGCTGATCTCCTCAATTTGAGACCTCAGGGATTAATGCCATTAGTTTGGTGGAAACATTGAGATGGGCCTAGTGAAGTGTAGGGTATTGGCTTGTTTGGGGCAGTGACTCAACATCCAGAGCCTCTGTGTCTTGAGCTAACACGGCCTGACTATCCAGGGAAAGAATCCGTGTCTGGGCATCTGGGTGACCCCACAGATGAACCTGCTCTCTCCACCTCCCCTTAGTAAATGGTTCAAACTTCACTTAACATTGCTAAACTCTTTATATAGTCTTTCTCTCATTACTACCAGTTGTTAACATGTTTTGTGTGTAGCCAGGGGTTCAATTACATTTCAAATTTTGTGAGTGAATAAGATCCATGCATCTAATCTTGGAAGTATTCTCATATTTTCTAAGTTGCACTAAGgcaccaagcaaaaaaaaaaaagaaagattttcgGATCTCAAACTTGTCTACATTCTCATTTTTGTAGATTAATAcgcattttttttgtatgtggaaATGATCTGTGTTGAAATATCTGCAAATAGGTTCAGAAATCCAGGGCATGAATGATTCCCTGTAATTTGAAAAGGATAAACCTCCTCCAGCTTGGTTCGAATCCAGATATGGGTCTTCTGGTGTCTGTTTGGATAATCAGAGTCAGCTTGACCTGCTTGAATTTGAATGCTTAAACCTGAATTTATTTGGATTGTTTTGCTTTATGAGCTGTGTTCTTTTCTTCTCTGAGAGAGGTTAGTGAAACAACTTGTAAAGCAGCTGTCTTAACAGCATTTATTCAGAAGATAtttgtcaaaagaaaaaaaatcattatattCTGAAAAAAGATAACTTGAAGCACTTAGATGGAGTAGCTACTAAAGATGTAGCAATAACAGCCTCTAATCCACATGCAGAGCTGCCCACAAACACCCAGATGCATATGCATCTTTAATTTGACCACAGATCCAAGTATCTTTACTCCTGCTTAAGGTTCATGTAAGACTGGGCCACAGCACTGCAATAAATACATGTAGTCGGATAACTTGTGACTTATCCAGATTTCTtcaaaagttatccggataagtagtactgctactttgtgatgtttttgcacatAGTGTTTTtaggagagagagcacctagctataaggccctcatagtggttaggtatttatacctttctaggaggcccacctagctactcgaggtgaggtttaggtatcagtgtaggtgttaggggccactttgacatgcagagtgtgacgtacgaacagaacagtgcattcttgtgaagatttgatgacaaaaatgagatttgtgccatgttctctcaaactagcttaatggactgggtaacatcaagctaggttgagagagcatgGCACAAATCTCATTTCCTCACGCCGAAGTTCGTACATCGCACTCTGcctgtcaaagtggcccctaactcctacactaatacctaaaactcacctcgagtagctaggtgagcctcctataggggtataaatacctaactactatgaggaccttatagctagtctctctctctctcactcaaataGTGAAAATGCTATTcgcaaaaacattgcaaagtgttATAAAGccttaatgcaattgaaaaaggtgtagttaaaactgtgcaatatggcattgcaaagccagcctacttggccagaaatctcaccccaaactcctccccttttcctaatttgcattgcaccatgcgttatggtgttttcgcatgtgttaaaggcgtttttcgcatgcgaaaatgccatatagcactttgataaatgaccccttaaatgacttttgaaaaggACCCCTCTTTATATAAAAAGGTATAATAAGAACCATGCATATTGTAATAAAGCTGGTAATGTGTGAGCTGATCTGCTGACAACTTTCtattgcaatttttaaaaattcagttaTTTGCATGAATTGCCCTATTCACACATCCAGAGGTTTAACGTATTCAAAATATCTAAGCTTCTAAAGCTTAAAACACAAGTGGAAGTCTGCAAATATTTGTGTCCATACCTAGATCTAAAAGATCCGATTCATGAAAGTATGGATATTTAcataattatttcagttttagtgTGTGCGAAGAGGATTGGCAGATTTATGATGGATGACATCGAAGTGCAATGAATTAACAGCATTGGTGCTAATGTCTCatcttcttccttttctctttctatttGCTCAGTCGTACTTCAGTTTATTGCCCTGATCATCTATCCGATAAAGCTCACAGAAGAGCTGGAAGACAACAATGAAAAGTATGTGTACAGCTGGACCTATGGCTTTACGTGGGGCTGCGTGATTATCATGTTTGGCTGCGCCATCGTGTTCTGCTGCCTCCCCATGTTTGAGGATGAAATCTTGGGAAACACCAAGCCCACCTATTTCTACTCGTCCTCCTGAACAACCTGAGCAAGAGAAGAACAACCTGGTCACATGATAGCCTTGAGCAGATACAGCAAAAGAGAAGATCTTAAGTTTTTAGTCTATAGAAATGCTGGCCTTGCAAGATCAttatatctgtgtgtatgtgtctgtctgtctgccctCCTAATAACTTTTGAATTGTTCATTCATAGAAAGTAGAGCACCCAGTGACCCTGACTCACACTGTCATGTGCCCTTGATGTCTCTACACTTAGAATCTCAGTTTCTTTCTCCTTCTTAAGGGAAACAGGCCGGTTAGATTAGCTGAAATCTCAGGGAGGTCGGAGCACACTGAGATGTCATCAAGCATTTTGAATGTTGCCCTGCCTCGACTTAACCAGATGCAATTTTCGGTACCACAGAAGGACATTTGGCATCATGTAATGTTCACACATTTCCTTGTTTTTCTTGTAGTTTGATCCCTGTTGCTGATACAAAGTTAGTAAAGAGCTCAGCAGTTAACACTATTTATGCAACTCAAAGAAATTAAATTTTAGATACATGTTCTACACTGTTTGTATTTAAGTATTTGCTCTTAATATGGCTTTCTAAAAAATTATGTAGTGTCCTATTGATGGAATCTTTTCCAACCAATACGGCAAAGGTTCCATCATTGCCGTAAAAAACTTGGCATTGCCACCAGACTGAACTGTTTCCCCCTGCCAGCTATAAGAAGTTGAATATTGAGAAAAGCACCAAGCAAACAACTGTACCATCTATTTATTAGAATGTTATTTGTCGACAAAGTAAGTGATGGGAATTGATTCATTCTGTAATTAGCAAAATAAAGCTAGAAAACTgaacaggaagaagaagaagcaggtTGGAGACAATATACGTTGAATCTTTCCAGGAAGGTGGACATTGAAGAGaaatttctttcttctgcttctcATTTTTTGGGAAGCTTATCCACGACATATTTGAATGCCATTTCCAAACCATGGCATATCCTAGACCTGCCTGGAAGATGCAGTACCTCAAACTCAGCTTCCGCAGGATCTGCACAGGCAGAGCCTTCCCAATCTTTTCTGAAACATGGAAGTCAGAGTAACTAGCAAAAGATGCAAGGGGTGAATTTCAGTTCGTTCGTGCTTCAGCAGAATCCTGCCTTTCTAAAGGGATGCATCAGTGACCTCCACAATCAAGGACTCACTGGCTATATTCCTTACCCAAGATGGGTGCAGGTGATGCGGTTAAGAACCAAATTGAACAATACTAACTTCCTGTTGGTAGGTAGCTAATTGCAAAGTCAGTTCTGTCCACTTTGTGCTGCAACACTGCGATAGGGAGCGGAATGCATCAGAGTCACAGTACCTTCTTGATAAAGACGTTGACGGTTGCTCATTGTAGTCCATCAGTGACTTGTGGAGAATCAAATCTATTGCTAAAGTGACTGAGCAATTTTTGGGTTGGAGCCAGGCAATTTCCTGACCATGGCAATGGAGATACTGCTGTTTAGATCCAGGTAGGAAATATGACCAGACTCATGATTGCTCCCTTTAATACCCTAGCACCTGACAATGGATGCTTCTCAGGTCACAGGTAATGATAGTAGTTGAAGTCCACAAGCACCAAAATCCACAGCTGGgccgacaaaaaaaaaacccaaggaaaaaaCACTTTCACGCATACTTTTACTATGCACTAATGgttaatgagctactttgcagaattttgcatcaCAACAGCTCATTAAATATGTTGAAATTAAATTTTGCAAAAGTACACACAAACTTTATTATTTGTGAAGCTGAAAGACTTGGCACAGTCTGCTTCACGTGATAAAGGGAAAATAGTGACTGCACTATTTGCTGTTATTCTGCATGAAGCAGACTTTGTGAAATGTATTTCTCTTTGGTACAGTGGTGTGTAAGGATCAGTATCCCCAGGTTTTTATGCCAATCCATTGAGCCATTCGTTCTGTATTTCACTGGTTTTAGCACTGttgaaatgaaatttaaaaaacacaaacaaatatCAAATACAACCACATTTACAGCTTACTGTAACTGCAAAGTTGAACTTCCCTGTCGCTAACCTATCACATATGGGAGCAACCACTAACATCTAAatataatacattaaaaatagtCCTCCTCTGCTCAATACCTCAGTTGTAGTACTCACTTATTTTCAAGTACCACAATTCCCTGGTTGGGTAATGTGCTTAAATGCTTCAATTTTTTATCATATGGAAGAAAGGATTTTATGTAAAATAAATGGTCATGAAAGAGGACATGAGTTAGAAACATTTCTGTAGAGCAGTGTAACCCTACCAACAAGACAAGTATGAAAACCAAACCTAAAAACATTGGCAGATTAATAAAGCGGGAGGTTTTACTTTAAGAGTTTTCTATGAATGCAGTCACAGAGCGGTAGAAGGCTATTGTTTTTCAGCCTGTAATAGCATGATATCATCACCTGAAAGAATATGGATCTTTAGCGCTGGCATCAGCACTAGAGAAGGCTGATGGGGAACTCTGAAATTGAAGCTATCAAACATTTTAAGATATTAGATTCTGTTAATGGcaagaaaaataataattgtTTTATTGCTTGTGTTATTATTAAAATATCCTCTTGCTTCTTTCTGGGAGTCTGTGGTTTCTATTTTAAGTCTTATTCCTAGTTTGCTTTTCTTATGTTTATATAGCTCTTAAAAATAAAGTATGCATCCCATGTATTACAGCACTGCCATTGGTTTTAAAGATCCCTTTCCTGGTGTCCATTCTTGGATTCTTCCTACTACATTGGTGCTTTGTATGTTTGAACAAGATGCCCATTTCTGTTTCTGATAAGTCTCAACTCAGCAGTTCTCCTATTTACTAAGACTGATAATTGTAGCTGTAGCTAACTCAAGGAACTTTCAAAAACTTTagaatatttgaatgttttttcatAATTTAGTTGGCAAATGAACCATCTGAGCAGTTTTTCATTAGCATTGTTGCTTCAAAAGTTTTCATACTAGAAAGCCAATGCGCAAAAACGCATTAACACTGGCCATTAAAACATGTTCATTAGGTCGTGTTAATGGCCCGG from Rhinatrema bivittatum chromosome 3, aRhiBiv1.1, whole genome shotgun sequence includes these protein-coding regions:
- the LOC115088323 gene encoding p53 apoptosis effector related to PMP-22-like, translated to MFKCGVAYPRCKWILPLLLLCAIVFDIIALSGRGWLETESEREHASLWQRCKTTTPGSENWECTSILAQPWGKATAALTVLGFIFLIFSFILSFVALCVPQLGLARLIGSLLFLAVVLQFIALIIYPIKLTEELEDNNEKYVYSWTYGFTWGCVIIMFGCAIVFCCLPMFEDEILGNTKPTYFYSSS